One genomic region from Eublepharis macularius isolate TG4126 chromosome 18, MPM_Emac_v1.0, whole genome shotgun sequence encodes:
- the NMB gene encoding neuromedin-B has protein sequence MVAARRASRRLRLGGLAFLLLFSSVSFSPSLGDKRNGPFRMRENLWATGHFMGKKSTMGSSHLPSSSPERAEPKSTPKAFSPELTDVLEDMKDLLTRELLKILLQERILEENRGKQDLKDQETGSLMRVLAKYI, from the exons ATGGTCGCCGCCAGACGCGCCAGCCGGAGGCTACGGCTGGGGGGCTTGGCTTTCCTGCTCCTCTTCTCCTCCGTCTCCTTCTCGCCCTCGCTGGGCGACAAGAGGAACGGGCCCTTCCGCATGCGGGAAAATCTCTGGGCCACAG GGCATTTCATGGGAAAGAAAAGTACGATGGGTTCTTCTCACTTACCATCTTCATCCCCGGAAAGAGCTGAGCCAAAGAGTACTCCCAAAGCTTTCAGTCCGGAGCTCACAGATGTCTTGGAGGACATGAAGGACTTGCTGACGAGGGAGCTCCTTAAAATCCTCCTGCAAGAGAGGATACTGGAGGAGAACCGAGGGAAACAGGATCTCAAGGACCAG GAAACAGGCTCTTTAATGAGAGTGCTGGCCAAATACATTTAA